The following coding sequences are from one Eleginops maclovinus isolate JMC-PN-2008 ecotype Puerto Natales chromosome 13, JC_Emac_rtc_rv5, whole genome shotgun sequence window:
- the dlgap3 gene encoding LOW QUALITY PROTEIN: disks large-associated protein 3 (The sequence of the model RefSeq protein was modified relative to this genomic sequence to represent the inferred CDS: inserted 1 base in 1 codon): MSQHSSGGGGPCHCPPEDGDGPGRDYYQGHSDGHYYPPGQAEALALERHHSHSHSHSHGHSGGGTFPRSHPSQHPPLQSFDSCEECLSSGHGGKMHRIPPNMIDQVPFQPDGFHTLQYQRAASGGAEPRSESPSRIRHLVNSVQRLFAKSHSLEAPAKREYNGTRGGGDYRSERGGGHRSGGEEGGGHYSGHQPRSARRSKSRERSKSGDSRHESGRRHRSRTAGWWSSDDNLDSDSSYLVSGGRRGYPSGHESLDAAIQELTMKRPKERGGGGGGGGGGGGGGGGGGGGAQSPGECMACTTMALAGSDGGGHHGHHGHSLKRSTWSAMTVSQAREVYPSTRGSSYEKALVPLESKLKERSFHYLQVPSDDWGGGYGGGSGTDSGGEIPCRRMRSGSYIKAMGDDDSADSDTSPKASPKSTLIAQRDAFRRSISMDQRYSCKQCTDSYPNSRTTPKTQTRSRSYTRSLTSAQLGDTLNRQFEAVCETMFGEVESQAVEALDLPGVFRTRSHSYVRAIQAGCSQDDDCLSVFSMSGPQGSIKAGAVFPYRKGAPPPLPPRMSKSSLSVRAQSSTESTQDAYFHTGGQMAPSSGPGRPKQHSNSVDLGSSDGPSGRLSRGGYYTATGSRSRHHSNSAESLDGVRGSRELVPYGGGPGVGVRAKHSSSADSLLEGPPRPARERDGRVGGSLGKSVSLPQNSMVLSKAGGQDDGRGGRKWRPSIAVQVDSSETLSDSDPDAKALTEVHSIGVQVEEDKRRARFKRSNSVTASVQADLDPEGFPGLSIAVPTQDKSLQFGCSFQRHSSEPESASQYTECHRTVHTQGQWAYREDLIQGGYTTEPCPADPRPHQHPHLPPRSHSPLPITSERAWAGTPSLEGPRSLPDSGRASPCMRDGEFFLRLLQTEVERMEGWCQNMEREAEENDLPEEVLELIRNAVGSAQMLMSQKVQQFFRLCQQSVDPSAYPQPTSQDLAGLWDLLQLNIEDVRIKFQDLQRLKDSGWRLPPEKKEDKKLPPPXPKKPAGGVSGSLRADSVGDGLGGAGSGGLVVPRIGGHTLPMREKSLDLGDRQRTEARRRLLQTKRTASFRQNSATESADSIEIYIPEAQTRL, encoded by the exons ATGTCGCAGCATTCCTCCGGTGGGGGCGGACCCTGCCACTGCCCGCCTGAGGACGGCGACGGCCCGGGCAGGGACTACTACCAGGGTCACAGCGATGGCCACTATTACCCTCCAGGCCAGGCTGAGGCCTTGGCGCTGGAGAGGCACCATTCCCACTCCCACTCCCACTCCCATGGCCACTCTGGAGGGGGAACCTTTCCACGTTCCCACCCCAGCCAGCACCCGCCTCTCCAGTCATTTGACTCTTGCGAAGAGTGCCTGTCTTCAGGTCACGGAGGGAAGATGCACCGCATTCCCCCCAACATGATTGACCAGGTGCCCTTTCAACCCGATGGCTTCCACACACTGCAGTACCAGCGTGCGGCTAGTGGGGGGGCTGAGCCGCGCAGCGAGAGCCCCTCGCGTATCCGCCACCTGGTCAACTCTGTGCAGCGCCTCTTCGCAAAGTCCCATTCCTTGGAGGCGCCGGCCAAACGCGAGTACAACGGCACGCGTGGAGGCGGGGACTACCGcagtgagagaggaggaggccaCAGgagtggaggggaggagggtggGGGTCACTATTCAGGTCACCAGCCTCGCTCTGCCAGGAGGAGCAAGTCTCGAGAGCGCAGCAAGAGTGGGGACTCACGCCATGAGTCAGGCAGACGCCATCGCAGCAGGACGGCAGGCTGGTGGAGCTCCGACGACAACCTGGACAGCGACAGCAGCTACCTGGTCAGTGGGGGCAGGCGAGGGTATCCCAGCGGACACGAGAGCCTGGATGCAGCCATCCAGGAGCTCACCATGAAGAGGCCCAAGGAacgtggtggtggtggtggtggtggtggtggtggtggtggtggtggtggtggcggtggtggtggtgcacAGAGTCCTGGGGAGTGCATGGCCTGTACCACAATGGCTCTGGCCGGGAGTGATGGAGGGGGACACCACGGCCACCACGGCCATTCCCTGAAAAGGAGCACCTGGTCAGCCATGACAGTGAGTCAGGCCAGAGAGGTGTACCCTTCCACCAGGGGGTCGAGCTACGAAAAAGCTCTGGTGCCCTTGGAGAGTAAGCTGAAGGAGAGGAGCTTCcactacctgcag GTCCCTTCAGATGACTGGGGTGGTGGATACGGCGGTGGCAGTGGAACAGACAGCGGAGGGGAGATTCCTTGTCGCCGCATGCGGAGCGGCAGCTACATCAAGGCCATGGGTGACGATGACAGCGCTGACTCGGATACAAGCCCAAAAGCTTCGCCTAAATCCACCTTGATTGCCCAGAGGGACGCCTTTAGACGGTCCATCAGCATGGATCAAAG GTACTCATGTAAGCAGTGTACAGATTCCTACCCCAACAGCCGAACTACACCCAAAACGCAAACGCGCTCTCGTAGCTACACCCGCTCTCTGACCAGCGCCCAG CTGGGAGACACGTTGAACCGTCAGTTCGAGGCGGTGTGTGAGACCATGTTCGGGGAGGTGGAGTCTCAAGCCGTCGAGGCCCTGGACCTTCCCGGTGTTTTCCGCACTCGCAGCCACAGCTACGTCCGTGCCATCCAGGCCGGCTGTTCCCAAGACGACGActgcctctctgtcttctcCATGTCGGGCCCCCAGGGAAGCATCAAGGCCGGGGCGG TCTTTCCTTATCGTAAAGGTGCTCCTCCCCCACTCCCACCTCGCATGTCCAAGTCTTCACTCTCGGTGCGAGCCCAGAGCAGCACCGAGTCCACCCAGGATGCCTACTTCCACACCGGTGGACAGATGGCCCCGAGTTCAGGCCCTGGGCGCCCCAAGCAGCACAGCAACTCCGTAGACCTGGGCAGCTCTGACGGCCCCTCAGGTCGCCTCTCCAGAGGGGGCTACTACACGGCCACAGGCTCACGCTCCAGACATCACAGTAACTCTGCAGAGAGCCTGGATGGGGTCAGGGGTTCGCGGGAGCTAGTGCCCTACGGAGGGGGACCGGGAGTTGGAGTGAGGGCCAAACACAGCAGCTCGGCTGACAGTCTGCTGGAGGGGCCACCGAGGCCGGCCAGGGAGAGGGACGGCCGGGTCGGGGGAAGCCTGGGGAAGTCAGTCTCTCTGCCTCAGAACAGCATGGTGCTGAGCAAAGCTGGGGGGCAGGACGATGGGCGTGGTGGGAGGAAGTGGAGGCCGTCCATAGCCGTGCAG GTGGACAGCTCCGAGACTCTGTCAGATTCAGACCCAGATGCAAAAGCTCTAACAGAGGTCCACTCTATAGGAGTCCAAGTGGAAGAGGACAAGAG ACGTGCTCGCTTCAAGCGCTCAAACAGCGTGACGGCGAGCGTGCAGGCCGACCTGGACCCCGAGGGCTTCCCCGGGCTCAGCATTGCCGTGCCAACGCAGGACAAGAGTCTCCAGTTCGGCTGTTCTTTCCAAAGGCACTCCTCAGAGCCGGAGTCAGCAAGCCAGTACACTGAGTGTCACCGCACCGTGCACACACAGGGACAATGGGCCTACAGAGAG GACCTTATCCAGGGTGGCTATACCACTGAACCCTGCCCAGCGGACCCACGGCCCCACCAGCACCCACACTTGCCTCCACGTTCCCACTCCCCTCTGCCCATCACCTCTGAGAGAGCTTGGGCGGGGACGCCATCCCTGGAGGGCCCCCGGAGCCTGCCCGACTCCGGCCGAGCCTCGCCCTGCATGAGAGACGGAGAGTTCTTCTTACgcctcctgcagacagaggtggagaggatggagggCTGGTGCCAGAACatggagagagaggcagaggagaaCGACCTGCCAGAAGAAG TTCTTGAGCTGATACGAAATGCAGTTGGCAGTGCCCAGATGCTCATGTCTCAGAAGGTCCAGCAGTTTTTCCGCCTCTGCCAACAAAGTGTG GACCCATCAGCGTACCCTCAGCCCACCTCTCAGGACCTGGCAGGCCTCTGGGACCTGCTGCAGCTCAACATAGAGGACGTCAGGATCAAGTTTCAGGACCTCCAGAGGCTCAAGGACTCTGGTTGGAGGCTTCCACCTGAAAAGAAG GAGGATAAAAAGCTTCCTCCTC TACCAAAGAAGCCAGCAGGCGGGGTGAGTGGCAGCCTCCGGGCGGATAGCGTCGGGGATGGGCTCGGCGGAGCTGGGTCGGGGGGCCTGGTGGTTCCTCGCATTGGTGGACATACCTTACCCATGAGAGAGAAGTCCCTGGACCTCGGGGACCGTCAGAGGACAGAAGCGAGgaggaggctgctgcagacCAAGCGTACTGCCTCCTTCAGGCAGAACTCGGCCACAGAGAGCGCAGACAGCATCGAGATCTACATCCCCGAAGCCCAGACTCGACTCTGA
- the LOC134875517 gene encoding LOW QUALITY PROTEIN: tissue alpha-L-fucosidase-like (The sequence of the model RefSeq protein was modified relative to this genomic sequence to represent the inferred CDS: inserted 1 base in 1 codon) has translation MLALWFLLGVLVSHAAARYTADWASLDARPLPPWYDEAKVGIFXHWGVFSVPGFGSEWFWWHWQGAQPPDQKCVSYMSKNYPPGFSYPEFAPQFHAQFFNPQDWADIFKASGAKYVVLTAKHHEGFTNWGSPNSWNWNSVDTGPHRDLVGDLGEAVRNRSLHYGLYNSLYEWFHPLYLTDKKNGFKTQEFVMNKLLPELYNMVVRYRPEVIWSDGDWEAPDTYWNSTEFLAWLYNDSPVKDTIVTNDRWGAGCACKHGGYYNCEDKYTPGQLPKHKWEKCTSVDTFSWGYRRNMKMSELMDLPSIIEDLVHTVALGGNYLLNVGPTPDGMIPAVFEERLRGVGAWLQINGEAVYASKPWRVQTENTTVPVWYTSKGTSVYAIMITKPPKLTLKLLGPKTSAVTKVTLLGNPKPLPWSPVSPSGGLTILLPELPYSPGQAWTLKLDTIQ, from the exons ATGCTCGCTTTGTGGTTCCTCCTCGGTGTTTTGGTGTCTCACGCGGCGGCTCGGTACACCGCGGACTGGGCCAGTCTGGACGCCCGGCCACTGCCTCCATGGTACGACGAGGCGAAGGTGGGGATAT GTCACTGGGGGGTGTTTTCTGTGCCCGGGTTCGGCAGTGAGTGGTTCTGGTGGCACTGGCAGGGCGCACAACCTCCGGACCAGAAGTGTGTGAGCTACATGTCCAAAAACTATCCCCCTGGATTTAGCTACCCAGAGTTTGCGCCGCAGTTTCACGCTCAGTTCTTCAACCCACAGGACTGGGCGGACATATTCAAGGCTTCTGGTGCAAA ATATGTCGTCCTGACTGCCAAACACCACGAGGGATTTACTAACTGGGGCTCTCCTAACTCCTGGAACTGGAACTCAGTGGATACTGGTCCTCACAGGGACCTGGTGGGGGACCTTGGGGAGGCAGTGCGCAACAG gTCATTGCACTATGGACTCTACAACTCCCTGTATGAGTGGTTCCACCCTCTCTACCTGACAGACAAGAAGAATGGATTCAAGACGCAGGAGTTTGTGATGAATAAACTTCTACCTGAGCTTTATAACATGGTTGTAAG GTACAGACCTGAGGTGATCTGGTCCGATGGAGACTGGGAAGCACCTGACACCTACTGGAACTCCACCGAATTCCTGGCCTGGCTCTACAATGACAGCCCAGTGAAA GATACCATCGTGACCAATGACCGATGGGGAGCTGGCTGTGCCTGTAAACATGGCGGCTACTACAACTGTGAAGACAAATACACTCCTGGCCAGCTGCCCAAGCACAAATGGGAGAAGTGCACATCTGTGGACACGTTCTCCTGGGGCTACCGCCGAAACATGAAGATGAGCGAACTGATGGACTTACCCTCTATCATAGAG GATCTGGTTCACACTGTGGCTCTGGGAGGTAACTACCTCCTGAATGTGGGTCCCACACCTGATGGGATGATCCCCGCTGTGTTTGAGGAGCGGCTCAGGGGGGTCGGAGCCTGGCTACAGATCAATGGAGAGGCCGTCTACGCCTCCAAACCCTGGAGGGTCCAGACTGAGAACACCACCGTACCAGTCTG GTATACATCCAAAGGAACCTCTGTTTATGCCATCATGATCACCAAACCCCCCAAGCTCACACTGAAACTCCTGGGACCCAAAACATCTGCAGTCACTAAG GTGACTTTGTTGGGCAATCCAAAACCACTGCCCTGGTCTCCGGTCAGCCCGAGTGGTGGCCTCACTATCCTTCTGCCTGAACTGCCCTATTCCCCCGGGCAGGCATGGACACTCAAACTGGACACCATCCAGTAA
- the zbtb8b gene encoding zinc finger and BTB domain-containing protein 8B — translation MEVPCYLPKLLFELNEQRKRDFFCDCSILVEGRVFKAHRNVLFAGSGYFRALLVHYLQDSGQRCSTASLDIVTADAFSIVLDFLYSGRLALNRSNVIEVMSAGSYLQMTDLVNFCKGYIRSSLEICNKEKESNTDKEKQAQDGGSGPADSGTPAANISSGAGAAEPHSQAATKGPESGTSARTPLSIPLTTTPCTSRDVDRDYHSTEEFASGNEGQKGQMDQSNLSSSSSSALTPELVNPKIEYDPDEDLMESPDTKDLSSYPGPSLHNPHNSRLLPPSPSNERSPSGYNPSCNARQLMEMLARGEGQSPLGEKGGQRFTQGLGSSTGCRMDEGLGFAGSSIMEIQSDWLGEDTGDGLVVPVKLHKCPFCPYTAKQKGIMKRHIRCHTGERPFPCPMCGKRFTRQEHLRSHALSVHRHYWPVSCKSCRRTFTGSSVSSGLRRFGLCDSCNCVTTTHDDSAHSGSQSEPMERADGGPDWSSFMDDVDEVEVGRVEDMVAKQMLERQLAVCTGAGDTVNL, via the exons ATGGAGGTGCCTTGCTACCTGCCCAAACTGCTGTTTGAGCTCAATGAGCAGCGTAAGAGGGACTTCTTCTGTGACTGCAGCATCCTTGTAGAAGGCCGGGTCTTCAAGGCTCATCGCAATGTGTTGTTTGCTGGAAGCGGCTATTTCCGGGCTCTTCTGGTTCACTATCTGCAG GATAGTGGACAGCGCTGCAGCACAGCATCGTTGGACATTGTGACAGCCGATGCCTTCTCTATCGTCCTGGACTTCCTCTACTCTGGTCGCTTGGCCCTGAACAGAAGCAATGTGATTGAGGTGATGTCAGCCGGCAGCTACCTGCAGATGACCGATCTGGTAAACTTCTGTAAGGGCTACATCCGCTCATCTTTGGAAATATGCAACAAGGAGAAGGAGAGTAACACAGATAAGGAGAAGCAGGCCCAGGATGGAGGCTCGGGTCCTGCAGACAGCGGCACTCCTGCTGCAAATATCTCCAGTGGAGCAGGGGCTGCGGAGCCTCATTCTCAGGCTGCAACTAAAGGGCCTGAGTCTGGGACCTCAGCTAGAACCCCCTTGTCTATCCCCCTCACCACAACTCCCTGCACCAGCAGAGATGTGGACAGGGACTACCACTCCACGGAGGAATTTGCATCTGGTAATGAAGGCCAGAAGGGACAAATGGATCAGTCTAACCTCTCATCTTCTTCATCGTCTGCTTTGACCCCCGAGTTAGTGAACCCTAAGATAGAGTACGACCCAGATGAGGATCTTATGGAGTCCCCTGACACTAAAGACCTGTCCTCATATCCCGGGCCATCTCTCCATAACCCTCATAATAGCAGACtacttcctccctctccctcaaaTGAGCGCTCTCCTTCAGGATACAACCCTTCCTGTAATGCCAGGCAACTCATGGAGATGCTGGCCAGAGGGGAAGGTCAAAGTCCCCTGGGGGAGAAAGGAGGGCAGCGTTTTACCCAAGGACTGGGTAGCAGCACTGGATGCAGAATGGATGAAGGTTTAGGATTTGCAGGATCATCTATCATGGAGATCCAGTCTGATTGGCTTGGAGAAGACACAG GCGATGGTTTGGTAGTGCCAGTGAAACTCCACAAGTGCCCATTCTGTCCGTACACTGCCAAGCAAAAGGGAATCATGAAGAGACACATCCGCTGCCACACAGGAGAGAGACCATTCCCCTGCCCCATGTGTGGCAAGAGGTTCACAAGACAGGAGCACCTTCGCAGCCATGCCCTCAGT GTCCACAGGCACTATTGGCCGGTGTCCTGTAAGAGCTGCAGGCGAACCTTTACTGGATCCAGTGTTTCTTCCGGACTCCGGCGCTTCGGCCTCTGCGACAGCTGCAACTGCGTGACCACCACACACGATGACTCTGCTCACTCCGGCAGCCAATCGGAGCCTATGGAGCGTGCAGACGGGGGTCCGGATTGGTCCAGTTTTATGGATGATGTAGATGAGGTGGAGGTTGGCAGAGTGGAGGACATGGTGGCGAAACAGATGCTTGAAAGGCAGCTGGCTGTCTGCACTGGTGCAGGTGACACAGTGAATCTGTAG